The following proteins are co-located in the Streptomyces sp. NBC_01198 genome:
- the murG gene encoding undecaprenyldiphospho-muramoylpentapeptide beta-N-acetylglucosaminyltransferase: MHVVLAGGGTAGHIEPALALADALRRQDPTVGITALGTEKGLETRLVPERGYELALIPAVPLPRRPTPELITVPGRLRGTIKAAEQVLERTKADCVVGFGGYVALPGYLAAKRLGVPIVVHEANARPGLANKIGSRYAHAVAVSTPDSKLRDSRYIGIPLRRSIATLDRAAARPEARHAFGLDQNLPTLLVSGGSQGARRLNEVIAAVAPRLQQSGVQILHAVGPKNELPRADNMPGMPPYRPVPYVDRMDLAYAAADMMLCRAGAMTVAELSAVGLPAAYVPLPIGNGEQRLNAQPVVKAGGGLLVDDAELTPEWVLGNVLPVLTDPHRLYDMSRAAAEFGRRDADDLLVGMVYEAVAARRAR, translated from the coding sequence GTGCATGTCGTACTCGCCGGTGGGGGGACCGCCGGCCACATCGAGCCTGCGCTCGCGCTCGCCGATGCCCTGCGCAGGCAGGACCCGACCGTGGGCATCACCGCCCTCGGCACCGAGAAGGGCCTGGAGACCAGGCTGGTGCCGGAGCGCGGCTATGAACTGGCGCTGATCCCGGCTGTTCCGCTGCCGCGCAGGCCCACCCCCGAACTGATCACCGTTCCCGGGCGGCTGCGCGGCACCATCAAGGCCGCCGAGCAGGTCCTTGAGCGCACCAAGGCCGACTGCGTGGTCGGCTTCGGCGGCTACGTGGCGCTGCCCGGCTACCTGGCCGCCAAGCGGCTCGGCGTGCCGATCGTGGTGCACGAGGCCAACGCCCGCCCCGGCCTCGCCAACAAGATCGGCTCGCGGTACGCGCACGCCGTCGCCGTCTCCACCCCGGACAGCAAGCTGCGCGACTCGCGCTACATCGGCATCCCGCTGCGCCGCTCCATCGCCACCCTGGACCGCGCCGCGGCCCGCCCGGAGGCCAGGCACGCCTTCGGCCTGGACCAGAACCTGCCGACCCTGCTGGTCTCCGGCGGTTCGCAGGGCGCCCGCCGGCTCAACGAGGTGATCGCCGCGGTCGCCCCCAGGCTGCAGCAGTCCGGGGTGCAGATCCTGCACGCGGTGGGCCCGAAGAACGAACTGCCCAGGGCCGACAACATGCCGGGCATGCCGCCGTACCGCCCGGTGCCCTACGTCGACCGGATGGATCTCGCCTACGCGGCCGCCGACATGATGCTGTGCCGGGCCGGCGCCATGACCGTGGCGGAACTGTCCGCGGTCGGGCTGCCCGCCGCCTACGTCCCGCTGCCGATCGGCAACGGCGAACAGCGGCTCAACGCGCAGCCGGTGGTCAAGGCCGGCGGCGGTCTGCTGGTGGACGACGCGGAGCTGACCCCGGAGTGGGTGCTCGGCAACGTGCTGCCGGTGCTCACCGACCCGCACCGCCTCTACGACATGTCCCGCGCCGCCGCCGAGTTCGGCCGCCGCGACGCGGACGACCTGCTCGTCGGCATGGTGTACGAGGCGGTGGCCGCCCGCCGGGCACGATAG
- the murD gene encoding UDP-N-acetylmuramoyl-L-alanine--D-glutamate ligase — translation MTQGHAGPGGFKDAAVTVAGLGVSGVPAARALHALGARVTVVNGVAGERQQAEAAELEALGITVRLGDGETLPEGTELVVTSPGWPPSSPLFAAAAQAGVEVIGDVELAWRLRGPDAAPWLAVTGTNGKTTTTRMLAAMLTAAGLRTAAVGNIGVSLLDAVLGEEQYDVLAVELSSYQLHWAPGIRPHSAAVLNLAPDHLDWHGSMDAYVADKGRIYHGNTVACVYNAADPATERLVEQADVEEGCRAIGFTLDAPRMSELGVVDGLLVDRAFVEDRRNSAQELAEAADVQPLAPHNIANALAAAALARAYGVPAGAVREGLRAFRPDAHRIAEVAVLDGVAYVDDSKATNTHAAQASLTSYEHVVWIAGGLAKGAEFDELVTAAAGRLRGAVLLGADRALIREALARHAPQVPVVDLERTDTGAMSAAVAAARQLATAGDTVLLAPACASMDMFSNYNQRGDLFADAVRAALPDSAAHS, via the coding sequence ATGACGCAGGGGCACGCCGGGCCCGGCGGATTCAAGGACGCGGCGGTCACCGTCGCCGGGCTCGGCGTGTCCGGGGTGCCCGCGGCCAGGGCGCTGCACGCGCTCGGCGCCCGCGTCACCGTGGTCAACGGCGTCGCGGGGGAGCGGCAGCAGGCCGAGGCGGCGGAGCTGGAGGCGCTGGGCATCACCGTGCGCCTCGGCGACGGCGAGACCCTGCCCGAGGGCACCGAGCTCGTCGTCACCTCGCCCGGCTGGCCGCCGTCCAGCCCGCTGTTCGCCGCGGCGGCGCAGGCCGGCGTCGAGGTCATCGGCGACGTGGAGCTGGCCTGGCGGCTGCGGGGCCCGGACGCCGCGCCCTGGCTGGCGGTCACCGGCACCAACGGCAAGACGACCACCACCCGCATGCTCGCCGCCATGCTCACCGCGGCGGGCCTGCGTACCGCGGCGGTCGGCAACATCGGCGTCTCGCTGCTCGACGCGGTCCTCGGCGAGGAGCAGTACGACGTCCTCGCCGTGGAGCTGTCCAGCTACCAGCTGCACTGGGCGCCCGGCATCCGCCCGCACTCCGCCGCGGTGCTCAACCTGGCCCCCGACCACCTCGACTGGCACGGCTCGATGGACGCCTATGTCGCCGACAAGGGCCGTATCTACCACGGCAACACGGTCGCCTGCGTCTACAACGCGGCCGACCCCGCGACCGAGCGGCTGGTCGAACAGGCCGACGTCGAGGAGGGCTGCCGGGCGATCGGCTTCACCCTGGACGCGCCCCGGATGTCGGAGCTGGGGGTGGTCGACGGGCTGCTGGTGGACCGGGCCTTCGTCGAGGACCGCCGCAACAGCGCGCAGGAGCTGGCAGAGGCCGCCGACGTGCAGCCGCTCGCCCCGCACAACATCGCCAACGCCCTGGCGGCCGCCGCGCTGGCCCGCGCCTACGGGGTGCCGGCCGGCGCGGTCCGCGAGGGCCTGCGGGCCTTCCGCCCGGACGCCCACCGGATCGCCGAGGTCGCCGTGCTTGACGGGGTGGCCTACGTCGACGACTCCAAGGCCACCAACACCCATGCCGCGCAGGCGTCGCTGACGTCGTACGAGCACGTGGTGTGGATCGCCGGCGGGCTCGCCAAGGGCGCCGAGTTCGACGAGCTGGTGACCGCGGCCGCCGGACGGCTGCGCGGGGCGGTGCTGCTCGGCGCCGACCGCGCGCTGATCCGCGAAGCCCTGGCGCGACACGCCCCCCAGGTGCCGGTGGTGGACCTGGAACGGACCGACACTGGGGCGATGTCCGCGGCGGTGGCCGCGGCACGGCAGTTGGCCACCGCGGGCGACACCGTCCTGCTGGCGCCCGCCTGCGCGTCGATGGACATGTTCAGCAACTACAACCAGCGCGGCGACCTGTTCGCGGACGCCGTACGCGCCGCCCTGCCGGACTCCGCGGCGCACTCCTAG
- a CDS encoding cell division protein FtsQ/DivIB, whose product MTGPGAGTGARPAERGGDRTRVPPVAPRPPGAGRPRLTPQARRALLIALVALTVLLGGGTWAVYGSSWLRADRVAVTGADVLTPRQIQRAAAVPLGGPLVSVDTGAVRKRLLKVLPRLRDAQVHRSWPHTIRVEVSERTPSAILKSGGKFTEVDKEGVRFATVDQPPHGVPLVQLTPDQTASFRHFGTKRLLQAAITVAGRLPESLTGRATAIRVRSYDAITVELTSGRDVMWGSQEDCARKAAVLTALMKAEPHATHYDVSAPTAPAASGS is encoded by the coding sequence GTGACAGGACCGGGAGCCGGTACCGGAGCCAGACCCGCCGAACGCGGCGGCGACCGTACGCGGGTACCGCCCGTCGCGCCCCGGCCGCCCGGCGCCGGCCGCCCGCGGCTGACACCGCAGGCCCGGCGCGCGCTGCTGATCGCCCTGGTCGCGCTCACCGTGCTGCTGGGCGGCGGCACCTGGGCGGTCTACGGGTCCTCGTGGCTGCGGGCCGACCGGGTCGCGGTCACCGGCGCCGACGTGCTGACCCCGCGGCAGATCCAGCGGGCCGCCGCCGTACCCCTCGGCGGCCCGCTGGTCTCGGTCGACACCGGCGCGGTCAGGAAACGGCTGCTCAAGGTGCTGCCCCGGCTGCGCGACGCCCAGGTGCACCGCTCCTGGCCGCACACGATCCGGGTGGAGGTCAGCGAACGCACGCCGTCCGCGATCCTGAAAAGTGGCGGGAAGTTCACCGAAGTCGACAAGGAAGGTGTCAGGTTCGCCACCGTCGATCAGCCGCCGCACGGAGTGCCGCTGGTGCAATTGACACCCGATCAGACAGCGAGCTTTCGGCATTTCGGAACAAAGAGACTTCTGCAGGCCGCGATTACCGTCGCGGGACGGCTGCCGGAATCGCTGACCGGCCGGGCGACCGCGATCCGGGTACGTTCCTACGACGCGATCACCGTCGAACTCACCAGCGGACGGGACGTGATGTGGGGCAGCCAGGAGGACTGCGCCCGCAAGGCGGCGGTGCTCACCGCGCTGATGAAAGCCGAGCCGCACGCCACGCACTACGACGTCAGCGCCCCCACCGCCCCTGCGGCTTCCGGAAGTTGA
- the mraY gene encoding phospho-N-acetylmuramoyl-pentapeptide-transferase, with protein MKQILVSGVIALFLSLIGTPLLIRLLARKGYGQMIRDDGPQNHHSKRGTPTMGGIAFILATLVAYASTKVITGDKPSMSGVLVLFLTAGLGLVGFLDDYIKIVKQRSLGLRAKAKMAGQLIVGITFAVLALNFHDSRNQTPASTKLSFTTDFGWSIGPVIFVIWALFMILAMSNGVNLTDGLDGLATGASVMVFAAYTVIGVWQYGQWCGAQVSANGACYEVRDPLDLAVVAAALVGALFGFLWWNTSPAKIFMGDTGSLALGGALAGLAICSRTELLLAILGGLFVLITMSVVIQVGSFRLTGKRVFRMAPLQHHFELKGWSEVLVVVRFWIIQGMCMAVGLGIFYAAWVAAS; from the coding sequence ATGAAGCAGATCCTCGTCTCCGGGGTGATCGCGCTGTTCCTGTCGCTGATCGGCACCCCGCTGCTGATCCGTCTGCTGGCCCGCAAGGGCTACGGGCAGATGATCCGCGACGACGGCCCGCAGAACCACCACAGCAAGCGCGGGACGCCCACCATGGGCGGTATCGCGTTCATCCTGGCCACCCTGGTCGCGTACGCCTCGACCAAGGTGATCACCGGTGACAAGCCGTCCATGTCGGGCGTGCTGGTGCTGTTCCTGACCGCGGGGCTCGGGCTCGTCGGCTTCCTCGACGACTACATCAAGATCGTCAAGCAGCGCAGCCTGGGCCTGCGGGCCAAGGCGAAGATGGCGGGCCAGCTCATCGTCGGCATCACCTTCGCGGTGCTGGCGCTGAACTTCCACGACTCGCGCAACCAGACGCCGGCCTCCACCAAGCTGTCCTTCACCACGGACTTCGGCTGGTCGATCGGCCCGGTGATCTTCGTGATCTGGGCGCTGTTCATGATCCTGGCGATGTCCAACGGCGTGAACCTCACCGACGGCCTGGACGGCCTGGCCACCGGCGCCTCGGTGATGGTCTTCGCCGCCTACACCGTCATCGGCGTGTGGCAGTACGGCCAGTGGTGCGGGGCCCAGGTCAGCGCCAACGGAGCCTGCTACGAGGTGCGCGACCCGCTGGACCTCGCGGTGGTCGCGGCGGCCCTGGTGGGCGCCCTGTTCGGCTTCCTGTGGTGGAACACCTCGCCGGCCAAGATCTTCATGGGCGACACCGGTTCGCTCGCGCTGGGCGGCGCGCTCGCCGGCCTGGCGATCTGCTCGCGCACCGAGCTGCTGCTCGCCATCCTCGGCGGCCTGTTCGTCCTGATCACCATGTCGGTGGTCATCCAGGTCGGCTCCTTCCGGCTGACCGGCAAGCGGGTCTTCCGGATGGCACCCCTCCAGCACCACTTCGAGCTCAAGGGCTGGAGCGAGGTCCTGGTGGTGGTCAGATTCTGGATCATCCAGGGCATGTGCATGGCCGTGGGGCTCGGCATCTTCTACGCCGCGTGGGTGGCCGCGTCATGA
- the ftsW gene encoding putative lipid II flippase FtsW — protein sequence MTAHGSTPRGAARPARAPSALRGAARLPGRLREAWDRPLTAYYVILGGSLLITVLGLVMVYSASMIQALRYGLPSTYYFRKQLLAVALGSVLLYAAARMPVRLHRALAYPLLLGSVFLMCLVQVPGIGQSVHGNTNWISVGGPFQLQPSEFGKLALVLWGADLLARKGDKGLLVQWKHLLVPLIPVTVLLLGLIMLGGDMGTTVILTAILFGMLWLAGAPTRLFAGVLGGASVLAGLAIVTSPNRMDRLHCIAASDPDNGCWQAVHGIYALASGGWFGSGLGASVEKWGELPEPHTDFIFAVTGEELGLAGTLSVLALFAALGYAGIRVAGRTEDPFVRFAAGGVTTWITAQAVINIGAVLGLLPIAGVPLPLFSYGGSALLPTMFAIGLLISFARSEPAARAALAVRGRRSGRKPPTRAMTRTMRRYVTRRPSGER from the coding sequence ATGACGGCACACGGCTCCACCCCGCGCGGCGCCGCACGCCCCGCCAGGGCGCCCAGCGCCCTGCGCGGGGCCGCCCGGCTGCCCGGCAGGCTGCGGGAGGCCTGGGACCGGCCGCTGACGGCGTACTACGTGATCCTCGGCGGCAGCCTGCTGATCACCGTGCTCGGCCTGGTGATGGTCTACTCGGCGTCGATGATCCAGGCGCTGCGCTACGGGCTCCCGTCCACGTACTACTTCCGCAAGCAGCTGCTCGCGGTCGCGCTCGGCTCGGTGCTGCTCTACGCCGCCGCCAGGATGCCGGTCAGGCTGCACCGGGCGCTGGCGTATCCGCTGCTGCTGGGCTCGGTCTTCCTGATGTGCCTGGTGCAGGTGCCCGGGATAGGGCAGTCGGTCCACGGCAACACCAACTGGATCTCCGTGGGCGGCCCCTTCCAGCTGCAGCCCAGCGAGTTCGGCAAGCTCGCGCTGGTGCTGTGGGGCGCCGACCTGCTGGCCCGCAAGGGCGACAAGGGCCTGCTGGTGCAGTGGAAGCACCTGCTGGTGCCGCTCATCCCGGTCACCGTGCTGCTGCTCGGACTCATCATGCTCGGCGGCGACATGGGCACCACGGTGATCCTGACCGCGATCCTCTTCGGCATGCTGTGGCTGGCCGGCGCGCCGACCCGGCTGTTCGCCGGCGTGCTGGGCGGCGCCTCCGTGCTGGCCGGGCTCGCCATCGTCACCAGCCCCAACCGGATGGACCGGCTGCACTGCATCGCCGCCTCCGACCCCGACAACGGCTGCTGGCAGGCCGTGCACGGGATCTACGCCCTCGCCTCGGGCGGCTGGTTCGGCTCAGGACTCGGGGCGAGCGTGGAGAAATGGGGCGAACTCCCGGAGCCGCACACCGACTTCATCTTCGCCGTGACCGGGGAGGAACTGGGCCTGGCGGGGACGCTGTCGGTACTCGCCCTCTTCGCGGCACTAGGCTACGCGGGTATCCGCGTGGCCGGTCGTACGGAGGACCCCTTCGTCAGGTTCGCAGCGGGTGGCGTGACCACCTGGATCACGGCCCAGGCCGTGATCAACATCGGTGCGGTGCTCGGCCTGCTGCCGATCGCCGGGGTCCCGCTCCCGCTGTTCTCCTACGGAGGTTCAGCCCTGCTGCCGACCATGTTCGCGATCGGGCTGCTGATCTCCTTCGCCAGGAGCGAGCCGGCGGCACGAGCCGCGCTGGCCGTGCGGGGGCGGCGGAGCGGGCGTAAACCCCCGACCCGGGCAATGACACGGACGATGCGACGGTACGTCACCCGACGGCCGTCCGGAGAGCGGTGA